The Carassius gibelio isolate Cgi1373 ecotype wild population from Czech Republic chromosome B22, carGib1.2-hapl.c, whole genome shotgun sequence genome window below encodes:
- the zgc:171601 gene encoding SLAM family member 5 isoform X4, with protein MKAPVLLLFLLLAKGVFTDIVKSVMEGDSVTLHTDLTDLQKYERIVWVFGLGHTRIAQINTVVNKISVYNDVLDGKSRDRLQLDDLTGSLTITDTKTEDSGLYELQTIGGKEVPPKTFSVIVSGPLPIPVITRNSSQCPSSSSYCSVVCSVVNVGHVTLSWYKGNSLLSSISVSDLSISLSLPLEVEYQEKNSYSCVINNPIRNQTTHLDISKLCQPCSVDASSLNPEDGLPLSHMVVICVSVVIIVLVLAAVVILRVYWKYRNTNQPGDGLAETDELKTVSVRVGETVTLNTGVTAIKSFDVLQWRFGELNTDSTNPFIAFARLNEQNNFDATGHDETFRNRVQMDQQNGYLTINDIRLTDFGIYKLNMSRNGRNVISKTFIVRDSSENGGNVPEETMTLMNGEITANTHL; from the exons ATGAAAGCTCCTGTTTTACTTCTATTCCTTTTGCTCGCAAAAG GTGTGTTTACTGATATTGTgaagtcagtgatggagggagattctgtcacgcTTCACACTGATCTTACTGATTTACAGAAATATGAACGTatagtgtgggtatttggacttGGCCACACTCGTATAGCTCAGATCAACACTGTAGTCAATAAGATCTCAGTATACAATGATGTTCTTGATGGGAAATCCAGAGACAGGCTGCAGCTGGATGATctgactggatctctgaccatcacagacaCCAAAACTgaagactctggactttatgaaCTGCAGACCATTGGTGGAAAAGAGGTCCCGCCAAAGACGTTCAGTGTTATAGTTTCTG GTCCTCTGCCCATTCCTGTCATCACCAGAAACTCTTCTCAGTGTCCTTCATCTTCATCATATTGTTCAgtggtgtgttcagtggtgaatgtgggtcatgtgactctctcctggtacaaaggaaacagtttattgtccagcatcagtgtgtctgatctcagcatcagtctctctctacctctggaggtggaatatcaggagaaaaacagctacagctgtgtgatcaacaatcccatcagaaaccagaccacacatctggacatcagcaaactctgtcagccatgttcag TGGATGCATCAAGTTTAAACCCAGAAGATGGCTTACCGTTAAGTCACATGGTGGTGATCTGTGTTAGTGTTGTAATTATTGTACTAGTCTTGGCTGCAGTTGTGATACTCCGTGTCTACTGGAAATACAGGAACACAAATCAACCAG GTGATGGTTTGGCTGAGACAGATGAACTGAAGACAGTATCAGTGAGGGTGGGAGAGACGGTGACTCTAAACACTGGCGTTACTGCAATAAAAAGTTTTGATGTGCTGCAGTGGAGGTTTGGAGAATTAAACACAGACAGCACAAACCCATTCATTGCCTTTGCCAGGCTGAATGAACAAAACAATTTCGATGCTACTGGTCATGATGAGACATTCAGAAACAGAGTCCAGATGGATCAACAGAACGGATATCTCACAATTAATGACATCAGACTCACAGACTTTGGGATTTATAAACTAAATATGTCCAGGAATGGGAGAAATGTGATTTCCAAGACATTTATCGTCCGAG attCCTCAGAAAATGGAGGGAATGTGCCAGAGGAGACAATGACGTTAATGAATGGAGAGATTACTGCAAACACTCATCTATAG
- the zgc:171601 gene encoding SLAM family member 5 isoform X3, whose translation MKAPVLLLFLLLAKGVFTDIVKSVMEGDSVTLHTDLTDLQKYERIVWVFGLGHTRIAQINTVVNKISVYNDVLDGKSRDRLQLDDLTGSLTITDTKTEDSGLYELQTIGGKEVPPKTFSVIVSGPLPIPVITRNSSQCPSSSSYCSVVCSVVNVGHVTLSWYKGNSLLSSISVSDLSISLSLPLEVEYQEKNSYSCVINNPIRNQTTHLDISKLCQPCSVDASSLNPEDGLPLSHMVVICVSVVIIVLVLAAVVILRVYWKYRNTNQPGQTPKQEYTEMNNGDGLAETDELKTVSVRVGETVTLNTGVTAIKSFDVLQWRFGELNTDSTNPFIAFARLNEQNNFDATGHDETFRNRVQMDQQNGYLTINDIRLTDFGIYKLNMSRNGRNVISKTFIVRDSSENGGNVPEETMTLMNGEITANTHL comes from the exons ATGAAAGCTCCTGTTTTACTTCTATTCCTTTTGCTCGCAAAAG GTGTGTTTACTGATATTGTgaagtcagtgatggagggagattctgtcacgcTTCACACTGATCTTACTGATTTACAGAAATATGAACGTatagtgtgggtatttggacttGGCCACACTCGTATAGCTCAGATCAACACTGTAGTCAATAAGATCTCAGTATACAATGATGTTCTTGATGGGAAATCCAGAGACAGGCTGCAGCTGGATGATctgactggatctctgaccatcacagacaCCAAAACTgaagactctggactttatgaaCTGCAGACCATTGGTGGAAAAGAGGTCCCGCCAAAGACGTTCAGTGTTATAGTTTCTG GTCCTCTGCCCATTCCTGTCATCACCAGAAACTCTTCTCAGTGTCCTTCATCTTCATCATATTGTTCAgtggtgtgttcagtggtgaatgtgggtcatgtgactctctcctggtacaaaggaaacagtttattgtccagcatcagtgtgtctgatctcagcatcagtctctctctacctctggaggtggaatatcaggagaaaaacagctacagctgtgtgatcaacaatcccatcagaaaccagaccacacatctggacatcagcaaactctgtcagccatgttcag TGGATGCATCAAGTTTAAACCCAGAAGATGGCTTACCGTTAAGTCACATGGTGGTGATCTGTGTTAGTGTTGTAATTATTGTACTAGTCTTGGCTGCAGTTGTGATACTCCGTGTCTACTGGAAATACAGGAACACAAATCAACCAG GCCAGACCCCTAAACAAGAATACACTGAGATGAACAATG GTGATGGTTTGGCTGAGACAGATGAACTGAAGACAGTATCAGTGAGGGTGGGAGAGACGGTGACTCTAAACACTGGCGTTACTGCAATAAAAAGTTTTGATGTGCTGCAGTGGAGGTTTGGAGAATTAAACACAGACAGCACAAACCCATTCATTGCCTTTGCCAGGCTGAATGAACAAAACAATTTCGATGCTACTGGTCATGATGAGACATTCAGAAACAGAGTCCAGATGGATCAACAGAACGGATATCTCACAATTAATGACATCAGACTCACAGACTTTGGGATTTATAAACTAAATATGTCCAGGAATGGGAGAAATGTGATTTCCAAGACATTTATCGTCCGAG attCCTCAGAAAATGGAGGGAATGTGCCAGAGGAGACAATGACGTTAATGAATGGAGAGATTACTGCAAACACTCATCTATAG
- the LOC127988172 gene encoding SLAM family member 9-like isoform X1 — protein sequence MLHWLVLFVLCFWHLVDVIGVEADEIETLSVMEGDSVTLLTGVSKIQEDDLIMWMSGNYCIAKLNISSQVISETHNIFRDRLKLDHQTGSLTITNIRSTDSGLYKAQMIGQQVSKKTFHVTVIAHLPVPVITSYCPQNPSPSGSSVSRCVLLCSVVNVGHVTLSWYKGNSLLSSISVSDLSISLSLPLEVEYQEKNSYSCVINNPITNQTTHLDISKLCQPCSECVCCCKSTEAVIRLAVSALVGVATVVVLVYDIRSRRAEQKERALISLSDLN from the exons ATGCTTCACtggcttgttttgtttgttttgtgcttcTGGCATCTTGTTG ATGTGATTGGTGTTGAGGCAGATGAAATCGAGACGTTGTCAGTGATGGAGGGCGATTCTGTCACCTTACTGACTGGTGTGTCTAAAATACAAGAGGATGATCTGATCATGTGGATGAGTGGAAACTACTGTATCGCTAAACTCAACATATCATCCCAAGTCATCTCTGAAACTCACAACATATTCAGAGAccgactgaagctggatcatcagactggatctctgaccatcacaaacatcagaaGCACAGACTCCGGACTTTATAAAGCACAGATGATTGGACAACAAGTGTCAAAGAAAACTTTCCATGTCACCGTCATCG CTCATCTGCCCGTTCCTGTTATCACCAGTTACTGTCCTCAAAATCCTTCTCCGTCAGGATCATCGGTGTCCAGATGTGTactgttgtgttcagtggtgaatgtgggtcatgtgactctctcctggtacaaaggaaacagtttattgtccagcatcagtgtgtctgatctcagcatcagtctctctctacctctggaggtggaatatcaggagaaaaacagctacagctgtgtgatcaacaatcccatcacaaaccagaccacacatctggacatcagcaaacTCTGTCAGCCATGTTCAG AATGCGTCTGCTGTTGTAAGTCaactgaagctgtgatccgattggctgtctctgctctggtgggcgtggctactgttgttgttctggtttatgacatcagatccagaaGAGCTGAGCAGAAAGAAAGAGCTCTGATATCATTATCGGACCTTAACTGA
- the LOC127988165 gene encoding gamma-glutamyl hydrolase: MYYQVLVLAVFAAFLCGFPASFARSLNDRPIIGILAQENLEDDPEAQGSSYIAASYVKHLESAGARVVPIHINRTEEEYEKLFNAINGLLLPGGDVDIDKSQFTRVAKIFYELAVKANDVSDYFPIWGTCQGFQQLTVLTSNKNLLTLTDTKAVALPLTFSPGAQKSRLFKKFPKDVLQSLSEENITSNFHSWSLSMQNYSSNAKLKRFYRVLTTNTDGKKEFISTMEAYQYPFYAVQWHPEKSPFEWIEKDGMVHTLSAIKAAFYTAHFFVSEAMKNHHRFSSQSEEEKHLIYNYQPVFKGMNSIFLQNYYFD, translated from the exons ATGTATTACCAGGTGCTCGTCCTCGCGGTCTTTGCCGCTTTTCTATGCGGCTTTCCAGCATCATTCGCTCGTAGTTTAAATGACAGACCAATCATCG gaatTTTAGCCCAGGAAAACTTAGAAGACGACCCTGAAGCACAGGGCTCTTCTTATATTGCTGCATCATATGTGAAACACTTGGAGTCAGCTGGTGCCAGGGTTGTACCAATTCA CATAAATCGCACAGAGGAGGAATATGAAAAACTGTTCAATGCAATTAATGG TTTGCTGCTTCCTGGTGGGGATGTGGACATCGACAAGTCTCAGTTTACCAGAGTGGCAAAGATTTTCTATGAACTTGCAGTAAAG GCTAATGATGTTTCGGATTATTTTCCGATCTGGGGCACCTGCCAGGGCTTCCAGCAGCTCACGGTTCTGACTAGCAACAAGAACTTATTGACCTTGACTGACACCAAAGCAGTCGCCCTGCCACTGACCTTCAGCCCAG GAGCTCAAAAAAGCAGGTTGTTTAAGAAGTTTCCAAAGGATGTTCTTCAGTCTTTGTCAGAAGAGAACATCACGTCTAATTTCCACAGCTGGAGCTTGTCCATGCAG AATTACAGTAGCAATGCCAAGCTTAAGCGTTTTTATCGAGTCCTGACAACAAACACAGATGGCAAGAAGGAGTTCATTTCCACCATGGAGG CATATCAATATCCCTTCTATGCTGTTCAATGGCATCCAGAGAAAAGCCCATTTGAGTGGATTGAGAAAGATGGTATGGTGCACACGCTCTCAGCCATCAAAGCCGCGTTCTACACTGCCCACTTCTTCGTTTCTGAAG caaTGAAAAACCATCATCGGTTTTCTTCgcaaagtgaagaagaaaaacatcTGATTTACAACTATCAGCCTGTTTTCAAAGGCATGAACAGCATTTTTCTTCAAAATTACTACTTCGATTGA
- the podxl2 gene encoding podocalyxin-like protein 2 isoform X2, with the protein MSVASFQCLMLGSVLLVLVCARVLSAGPALLPNPLRSQGPVLEVPVGFEEHDEVSRERRHGFMESSQESSGFFSEDSEDGKNARIETKDTSIDPSAMNDYSPSSPEPPSLPLSLSQKPTQMNFSSSLFVPPTESVDPEQWESDSESSGFPLHPFSGPSIADAEDHALSTATPPIVGLARQNQPEATAEPDRRLTSDDTFDDQRGHAVTQAPTAPEIGPLPSLEPLQPDKTHQDDSEEDEDEEEVVDFPTEPAEEEEDEWRYLTPFTSRPSSSPASDLPPVVFTKTAWQGAPLTTTEDEEGAELRHGGNEYLGETELHDSELSQEAEQVICVDWSNLAGKGYVILNMTDNFDCDEFRMERGDKLLEMLENTFSRKRNIPQGSWLIFLSKPTQQDHQLLMALASEQEIIPPKDVLSMLGEITRGLNEIGIQNFSTVNTCHSRPSQTRSDYGKLFVVLVIIGSVCVLIIASGVIYICWQRRLPKLKNMSRGEELNFVENGCHDNPTLDVTSDSQSEMQEKKHSANGVTVGGDGGNGWQVLVNKPGKTEEDNQEEDTHL; encoded by the exons ATGTCTGTCGCGTCTTTCCAGTGCCTGATGTTAG GTTCAGTTCTCCTGGTTCTGGTGTGTGCCAGGGTTCTAAGTGCTGGTCCAGCACTCCTACCAAACCCTCTCCGCTCCCAAGGGCCGGTTCTGGAGGTTCCCGTAGGCTTTGAGGAACACGATGAGGTCTCGAGGGAACGCAGGCATGGCTTCATGGAGAGTTCTCAGGAGAGCTCCGGGTTCTTTAGTGAAGACAGTGAGGATGGCAAGAACGCTCGTATCGAGACCAAAGACACCAGCATTGACCCAAGTGCCATGAATG ATTACAGCCCTTCATCCCCAGAACCACCATCTTTGCCACTTTCTTTGAGCCAAAAGCCAACTCAGATGAATTTCTCTTCCTCATTGTTCGTTCCTCCGACTGAGTCAGTCGACCCGGAGCAGTGGGAGAGTGATTCAGAATCGAGCGGATTCCCTCTCCACCCCTTCTCCGGGCCGTCAATCGCAGATGCTGAAGACCACGCCCTCTCCACAGCCACGCCCCCCATCGTCGGACTGGCCCGTCAGAACCAGCCAGAGGCCACAGCTGAGCCTGACAGGCGCCTGACATCCGACGACACGTTTGATGATCAGAGGGGCCATGCTGTAACACAAGCACCCACGGCTCCTGAAATCGGGCCCCTGCCGAGCCTGGAGCCCCTGCAGCCCGACAAAACACACCAGGATGATTCTGAGgaagatgaggatgaggaagaggtagTGGATTTTCCCACCGAACCGgctgaggaggaagaggacgaaTGGCGGTACCTCACGCCGTTCACATCCAGACCCTCGTCCTCCCCTGCTTCAGATCTGCCGCCCGTGGTCTTCACCAAAACCGCCTGGCAGGGGGCGCCGCTCACCACAACAGAGGACGAGGAGGGGGCGGAGCTTCGTCACGGCGGCAACGAATATCTCGGCGAAACGGAGCTGCACGACTCAGAGCTGTCCCAGGAGGCCGAGCAG GTGATTTGTGTCGACTGGAGCAACCTTGCAGGAAAGGGCTACGTTATACTCAACATGACGGACAACTTTGACTGC GATGAGTTTCGTATGGAGAGGGGCGACAAACTCCTGGAGATGCTAGAAAACACATTCTCCAGAAAGAGGAACATCCCACAAGGCTCCTGGCTCATTTTCCTCAGCAAACCCACACAGCAGGACCACCAGCTTCTGATGGCCTTAGCCAGCGAGcagg aaattatccCTCCAAAAGACGTCCTGTCAATGTTAGGGGAAATCACAAGAGGTCTAAATGAG attggAATTCAGAATTTTTCGACCGTGAACACGTGCCACTCGAGGCCCAGTCAGACACGTAGCGACTACGGAAAGCTGTTTGTGGTTCTAGTGATCATCGGATCTGTTTGTGTGCTCATTATTGCTTCTGGAGTCATCTATATCTGCTGGCAGCGTCGTTTACCCAAACTCAAAAACATG TCGAGAGGCGAAGAGCTGAACTTTGTGGAGAACGGTTGCCATGACAACCCCACGCTGGACGTGACAAGCGATAGCCAATCAGAGATGCAGGAGAAGAAACACAGTGCCAATGGGGTGACAGTGGGCGGGGATGGAGGAAACGGTTGGCAGGTGCTCGTCAATAAGCCCGGGAAAACCGAGGAAGACAACCAAGAGGAAGACACGCACCTTTAA
- the podxl2 gene encoding podocalyxin-like protein 2 isoform X1, with translation MSVASFQCLMLGSVLLVLVCARVLSAGPALLPNPLRSQGPVLEVPVGFEEHDEVSRERRHGFMESSQESSGFFSEDSEDGKNARIETKDTSIDPSAMNERCLMPKKVGPCRGALPRWHFNPVTKKCENFIFGGCRENRNNFLSLEECAKACHTVPDYSPSSPEPPSLPLSLSQKPTQMNFSSSLFVPPTESVDPEQWESDSESSGFPLHPFSGPSIADAEDHALSTATPPIVGLARQNQPEATAEPDRRLTSDDTFDDQRGHAVTQAPTAPEIGPLPSLEPLQPDKTHQDDSEEDEDEEEVVDFPTEPAEEEEDEWRYLTPFTSRPSSSPASDLPPVVFTKTAWQGAPLTTTEDEEGAELRHGGNEYLGETELHDSELSQEAEQVICVDWSNLAGKGYVILNMTDNFDCDEFRMERGDKLLEMLENTFSRKRNIPQGSWLIFLSKPTQQDHQLLMALASEQEIIPPKDVLSMLGEITRGLNEIGIQNFSTVNTCHSRPSQTRSDYGKLFVVLVIIGSVCVLIIASGVIYICWQRRLPKLKNMSRGEELNFVENGCHDNPTLDVTSDSQSEMQEKKHSANGVTVGGDGGNGWQVLVNKPGKTEEDNQEEDTHL, from the exons ATGTCTGTCGCGTCTTTCCAGTGCCTGATGTTAG GTTCAGTTCTCCTGGTTCTGGTGTGTGCCAGGGTTCTAAGTGCTGGTCCAGCACTCCTACCAAACCCTCTCCGCTCCCAAGGGCCGGTTCTGGAGGTTCCCGTAGGCTTTGAGGAACACGATGAGGTCTCGAGGGAACGCAGGCATGGCTTCATGGAGAGTTCTCAGGAGAGCTCCGGGTTCTTTAGTGAAGACAGTGAGGATGGCAAGAACGCTCGTATCGAGACCAAAGACACCAGCATTGACCCAAGTGCCATGAATG AGCGCTGTCTGATGCCCAAGAAGGTGGGACCTTGTCGTGGGGCGCTCCCTCGCTGGCACTTTAATCCTGTCACTAAGAAATGCGAAAACTTCATATTTGGGGGCTGCAGAGAAAACCGCAATAACTTCCTGTCCCTGGAGGAGTGTGCCAAAGCTTGCCACACAGTCCCTG ATTACAGCCCTTCATCCCCAGAACCACCATCTTTGCCACTTTCTTTGAGCCAAAAGCCAACTCAGATGAATTTCTCTTCCTCATTGTTCGTTCCTCCGACTGAGTCAGTCGACCCGGAGCAGTGGGAGAGTGATTCAGAATCGAGCGGATTCCCTCTCCACCCCTTCTCCGGGCCGTCAATCGCAGATGCTGAAGACCACGCCCTCTCCACAGCCACGCCCCCCATCGTCGGACTGGCCCGTCAGAACCAGCCAGAGGCCACAGCTGAGCCTGACAGGCGCCTGACATCCGACGACACGTTTGATGATCAGAGGGGCCATGCTGTAACACAAGCACCCACGGCTCCTGAAATCGGGCCCCTGCCGAGCCTGGAGCCCCTGCAGCCCGACAAAACACACCAGGATGATTCTGAGgaagatgaggatgaggaagaggtagTGGATTTTCCCACCGAACCGgctgaggaggaagaggacgaaTGGCGGTACCTCACGCCGTTCACATCCAGACCCTCGTCCTCCCCTGCTTCAGATCTGCCGCCCGTGGTCTTCACCAAAACCGCCTGGCAGGGGGCGCCGCTCACCACAACAGAGGACGAGGAGGGGGCGGAGCTTCGTCACGGCGGCAACGAATATCTCGGCGAAACGGAGCTGCACGACTCAGAGCTGTCCCAGGAGGCCGAGCAG GTGATTTGTGTCGACTGGAGCAACCTTGCAGGAAAGGGCTACGTTATACTCAACATGACGGACAACTTTGACTGC GATGAGTTTCGTATGGAGAGGGGCGACAAACTCCTGGAGATGCTAGAAAACACATTCTCCAGAAAGAGGAACATCCCACAAGGCTCCTGGCTCATTTTCCTCAGCAAACCCACACAGCAGGACCACCAGCTTCTGATGGCCTTAGCCAGCGAGcagg aaattatccCTCCAAAAGACGTCCTGTCAATGTTAGGGGAAATCACAAGAGGTCTAAATGAG attggAATTCAGAATTTTTCGACCGTGAACACGTGCCACTCGAGGCCCAGTCAGACACGTAGCGACTACGGAAAGCTGTTTGTGGTTCTAGTGATCATCGGATCTGTTTGTGTGCTCATTATTGCTTCTGGAGTCATCTATATCTGCTGGCAGCGTCGTTTACCCAAACTCAAAAACATG TCGAGAGGCGAAGAGCTGAACTTTGTGGAGAACGGTTGCCATGACAACCCCACGCTGGACGTGACAAGCGATAGCCAATCAGAGATGCAGGAGAAGAAACACAGTGCCAATGGGGTGACAGTGGGCGGGGATGGAGGAAACGGTTGGCAGGTGCTCGTCAATAAGCCCGGGAAAACCGAGGAAGACAACCAAGAGGAAGACACGCACCTTTAA
- the LOC127988138 gene encoding DNA replication licensing factor mcm2 has protein sequence MADSSESLHMATSPSRGSRRGDLTSSPGRDLPPFEDESEGILGDIIPDEEDGDGEELIGEGMERDYRAIPELDRYEAEGLDEDEDFSELSPGARAEAEAAMRRRDREQGLGMGRIGRGLLYDSEDEDDKRPTKRQRVLAERAADGGAMDGEDEEMIESIENLEDMKGHTVREWVSMAAPRLEIYHRFKNFLRTHVDEHGHNVFKERISDMCKENKESLLVNYEELASREHVLAYFLPEAPAEMLKIFDEAAKEVVLGMYPKYDRIAHEIHVRIGNLPLVEELRSLRQLHLNQLIRTSGVVTCCTGVLPQLGMVKYNCNKCNFILGPFFQSQNQEVKPGSCPECQSLGPFEINMEQTVYQNYQRITIQESPGKVAAGRLPRSKDAILLADLVDTCKPGDEIELTGIYHNNYDGSLNMANGFPVFATLILANHIARKDEGVAVAELTDEDIKAIMALSKDERIGERIFASIGPSIYGHEDIKRGLALALFGGEAKNPGGKHKVRGDINVLLCGDPGTAKSQFLKYIEKVASRAVFSTGQGASAVGLTAYVQRHPVTREWTLEAGALVLADRGVCLIDEFDKMNDQDRTSIHEAMEQQSISISKAGIVTSLQARCTVIAAANPIGGRYDPSLTFSENVDLTEPIISRFDILCIVRDTIDPVQDEMLARFVVGSHIKHHPSNKEGGVASLEEVVLPNTFDVPPIPQELLKKYIMYAKERVRPKLNQMDQDKVARIYSDLRRESMATGSIPITVRHIESMIRMAEAHARMHLRDYVLEDDVNMAIRVMLESFIDTQKFSVMRSMRKTFAQYLAFRRDNNELLLFVLKQLISEQVAYQRNRYGAQQDTIEIPEKDLVDKARQINIHNLSAFYDSDLFRSNKFSHDAKKKLIAQRF, from the exons ATGGCG GATTCATCAGAGTCGTTGCACATGGCCACCAGCCCCAGTCGTGGTTCACGACGGGGAGACCTGACCTCCAGTCCCGGGAGAGACCTGCCCCCGTTTGAGGACGAGTCCGAGGGGATTCTGGGAGACATTATTCCTGATGAGGAGGACGGAGACGGAGAGGAGCTGATCGGAGAAGGGATGGAGAG AGACTACCGTGCCATCCCAGAACTGGACCGTTATGAAGCCGAAGGTCTGGATGAGGATGAAGACTTCAGTGAACTCTCTCCCGGCGCTCGTGCAGAAGCAGAAGCGGCTATGAGACGGCGCGACAGAGAACAGGGCCTTGGTATGGGACGCATCGGACGCGGGCTTCTCTACG ACAGCGAAGACGAGGATGACAAACGACCCACGAAGAGGCAGCGGGTTCTTGCGGAGAGGGCAGCCGATGGCGGCGCGATGGACGGCGAGGACGAAGAGATGATCGAAAGCATTGAGAACCTGGAGGACATGAAGGGCCACACGGTCAGGGAGTGGGTTTCAATGGCCGCCCCGCGGCTGGAGATCTACCACCGTTTCAAGAACTTCCTGCGCACACACGTGGACGAGCACGGACACAATGTGTTCAAAGAGCGCATCAGCGACATGTGCAAAG AAAATAAGGAGAGTTTGTTGGTGAACTATGAAGAGTTGGCATCTAGGGAGCACGTGCTGGCATATTTTCTGCCGGAGGCTCCCGCCGAGATGCTTAAGATCTTTGACGAAGCTGCTAAAGAAGTGGTGCTAGGGATGTACCCCAAATACGATAGAATTGCACACGAAATCCACGTCCGTATCGGCAACCTGCCGCTGGTGGAAGAACTTCGATCGCTCAG GCAGCTTCACCTGAACCAGTTAATCCGCACCAGCGGTGTGGTGACCTGCTGCACTGGAGTCCTGCCACAGCTCGGTATGGTGAAATACAACTGTAACAAGTGTAACTTCATCTTGGGACCCTTCTTCCAGTCCCAGAACCAGGAGGTGAAGCCAGGCTCCTGTCCCGAGTGCCAGTCGCTCGGTCCCTTTGAGATCAACATGGAGCAG ACTGTGTACCAGAACTACCAGCGTATCACTATTCAGGAGAGTCCTGGCAAAGTAGCGGCTGGCCGCCTGCCTCGCTCCAAAGACGCCATCCTGCTGGCCGACTTGGTGGACACTTGCAAACCTGGAGACGAGATT gAGCTCACAGGAATCTACCACAACAACTACGACGGCTCCCTCAACATGGCTAATGGCTTCCCGGTGTTTGCTACTTTAATCCTGGCCAATCACATCGCTCGTAAGGATGAGGGCGTGGCTGTGGCAGAGCTCACCGATGAAGACATCAAAGCCATCATGGCTCTGTCCAAAGACGAGCGCATCGGAGAGCGG ATTTTCGCAAGTATTGGTCCTTCCATCTATGGGCACGAAGACATCAAACGTGGTCTGGCGCTTGCTCTGTTTGGTGGCGAAGCCAAGAATCCAG GCGGGAAACACAAGGTGCGTGGTGATATTAACGTTCTCCTATGTGGAGATCCAGGCACAGCCAAATCCCAGTTCCTAAAATACATCGAGAAGGTTGCGAGTCGCGCAGTCTTCTCTACAGGTCAGGGAGCCTCTGCTGTGGGTCTGACGGCTTACGTGCAACGTCATCCCGTGACCCGAGAGTGGACGCTGGAGGCGGGAGCATTGGTGCTGGCGGACCGAGGAGTCTGCCTCATTGACGAGTTTGATAAG aTGAACGATCAAGACAGGACCAGCATCCATGAAGCCATGGAGCAGCAGAGCATCTCTATTTCTAAAGCTGGGATCGTCACATCACTGCAGGCTCGCTGCACTGTCATCGCTGCCGCCAATCCTATTG GTGGCCGTTACGACCCGTCTCTCACATTCTCTGAAAATGTGGACCTGACAGAGCCCATCATATCTCGATTTGACATTCTTTGCATCGTAAGAGACACCATCGATCCTGTGCAG GATGAAATGCTTGCACGCTTTGTGGTGGGCAGTCACATCAAACATCACCCAAGCAACAAAGAAGGGGGCGTGGCCAGTCTAGAAGAGGTGGTGCTGCCAAACACCTTTGATGTCCCGCCCATTCCACAGGAGCTGCTCAAGAAGTACATCATGTACGCCAAAGAGCGGGTGCGACCGAAACTCAACCAGATGGACCAAGACAAGGTGGCCCGAATTTACAGCGACCTTCGAAGAGAGTCCATG GCTACAGGAAGTATCCCGATTACTGTGCGTCACATAGAGTCCATGATCCGCATGGCCGAGGCACACGCCCGCATGCATCTGCGGGATTACGTGCTTGAGGACGACGTGAACATGGCTATCCGTGTCATGCTAGAAAGCTTCATTGACACGCAAAAGTTCAGCGTGATGAGGAGCATGCGGAAG ACGTTTGCACAGTATCTGGCGTTCAGACGAGACAACAACGAGCTGCTGCTGTTTGTCCTGAAGCAGCTGATTTCTGAGCAGGTTGCGTATCAACGCAACCGTTACGGAGCCCAGCAGGACACCATCGAGATTCCTGAGAAAGATCTGGTGGACAAG GCTCGACAGATTAACATCCACAACCTGTCTGCGTTTTACGACAGTGACTTGTTCCGGTCAAACAAATTCTCACACGATGCCAAGAAAAAACTAATCGCACAGCGGTTCTAG